One Methylosinus sp. LW4 genomic region harbors:
- a CDS encoding BolA/IbaG family iron-sulfur metabolism protein, translating to MAMERSEIERLIKVAIPDAVIEITALADDGDHWAASVKSESFRGKSRVQQHQMVNKAFGERLGGELHALALTTIAL from the coding sequence ATGGCGATGGAAAGAAGTGAAATCGAGCGTCTCATCAAGGTGGCCATACCGGACGCCGTGATCGAGATCACCGCGCTCGCCGACGACGGCGATCATTGGGCCGCCTCGGTGAAGTCGGAGTCCTTCCGCGGCAAGAGCCGCGTGCAGCAGCATCAGATGGTCAACAAGGCTTTCGGCGAGCGCCTCGGCGGCGAGCTGCATGCTCTGGCGCTGACCACGATCGCGCTCTAA
- the grxD gene encoding Grx4 family monothiol glutaredoxin produces the protein MSDSTTTAIKNEIDSADVVLFMKGTPAAPQCGFSMQVCQILGHVGVPFKSVNVLADPFIRDGIKAYSQWPTIPQLYVKGEFIGGCDITREMFQSGELVALFDKEGIPHAQTAKA, from the coding sequence ATGTCCGACTCCACCACTACCGCGATCAAGAACGAGATCGACAGCGCCGACGTCGTGCTGTTCATGAAGGGCACGCCCGCCGCGCCGCAGTGCGGCTTCTCCATGCAGGTCTGCCAGATTCTCGGCCATGTCGGCGTTCCCTTCAAGAGCGTCAATGTGCTGGCCGATCCCTTCATTCGCGACGGCATCAAGGCCTATTCGCAATGGCCGACCATTCCCCAGCTCTATGTGAAGGGCGAGTTCATCGGCGGCTGCGACATCACCCGCGAGATGTTCCAGTCCGGCGAGCTGGTGGCGCTCTTCGACAAGGAAGGCATTCCGCATGCGCAGACCGCCAAGGCCTGA
- a CDS encoding NUDIX hydrolase: MSDDILRPWEVRSSRTLVRDRWINLRADHCVTRRGAQLDPYYVLEYEDWVHVVALDDEDRLLMVRQYRHGAGVASLELPGGKLDPHESDPVAAGARELLEETGHAAPSLRHLARLSPNPASHANWIHVLYGEGAKEVAPLKLDSGEDICVERIPWREALELALGGEIINSQHVALLAIALAQTKGVKIGG, encoded by the coding sequence TTGAGCGACGACATATTGCGGCCTTGGGAGGTCCGCTCCTCGCGGACGCTCGTTCGCGACCGTTGGATCAATCTGCGCGCAGACCATTGCGTTACGCGGCGTGGCGCGCAGCTCGATCCCTATTATGTGTTGGAATATGAAGATTGGGTCCATGTCGTCGCTCTGGACGACGAGGACCGTCTGCTCATGGTGCGCCAATATCGCCATGGCGCCGGCGTGGCGTCGCTGGAGCTGCCGGGCGGCAAGCTGGACCCGCATGAGAGCGATCCCGTCGCCGCCGGCGCGCGCGAGCTGCTGGAAGAAACCGGACACGCCGCGCCATCATTGCGACATTTGGCGCGTCTGTCGCCCAATCCGGCGAGCCACGCCAATTGGATTCACGTCCTCTATGGCGAGGGCGCGAAAGAGGTGGCGCCTCTGAAGCTCGACAGCGGCGAGGATATTTGTGTCGAGCGCATTCCCTGGCGCGAGGCGCTGGAGCTGGCGCTCGGCGGGGAAATCATCAACAGCCAACACGTCGCGCTGCTGGCCATCGCCTTGGCGCAGACGAAAGGCGTCAAGATCGGCGGTTAG
- the tlpA gene encoding thiol:disulfide interchange protein TlpA, producing MTDQMESSSRGNLPKIAGATLAVAAIAGVLYVNGGGSGKTSAVSQACAASRDTSQRVSALAKGEVAAMAIANEPEPMPEVTFTGPDGQPRKLEDFKGKTVLLNLWATWCVPCRGEMAALDRLQAAAGSDKFEVVTINVDTSRLERPKAFLGEIGAKNLAYYADPKAEIFFQLRQSGQALGLPTTFLIDGSGCQIGLMQGPANWDSEEGRSLVTRTAELSSRPMP from the coding sequence ATGACCGACCAGATGGAAAGCTCCAGCCGAGGCAATCTGCCGAAAATCGCGGGCGCGACTCTCGCCGTCGCCGCTATCGCCGGCGTTCTATACGTGAATGGCGGCGGCAGCGGCAAGACGAGCGCGGTAAGTCAGGCCTGCGCCGCCTCCCGCGACACCTCGCAGCGCGTGTCGGCGCTCGCCAAGGGCGAGGTGGCGGCCATGGCCATCGCCAATGAGCCGGAGCCCATGCCGGAAGTGACCTTTACCGGGCCGGACGGCCAGCCGCGCAAGCTCGAGGATTTCAAGGGCAAGACGGTTCTGCTCAACCTCTGGGCGACATGGTGCGTGCCCTGCCGCGGCGAGATGGCCGCGCTCGATCGGCTGCAGGCGGCGGCCGGCTCGGACAAGTTCGAGGTGGTGACGATCAACGTCGACACGTCCCGGCTCGAGCGGCCGAAGGCGTTTCTCGGCGAGATCGGCGCGAAGAACCTCGCCTATTACGCCGATCCCAAGGCGGAAATCTTCTTCCAGCTGCGCCAGAGCGGCCAGGCGCTGGGCCTGCCGACGACCTTTTTGATCGACGGCTCCGGTTGCCAGATCGGTCTGATGCAGGGGCCGGCCAATTGGGATTCGGAAGAGGGCCGCTCTCTGGTGACGCGCACGGCGGAGCTGTCCTCGCGGCCGATGCCCTGA
- the argH gene encoding argininosuccinate lyase, with protein sequence MTSKIWGGRFQSATDAILEAINVSIDFDKRLGPQDVRGSLAHVAMLAETGIISAEDAAAITRGLEQIRGEIEEERFTFSRALEDIHMNVESRLAELIGPAAGRLHTARSRNDQVATDFRLYVRDAIDDIDAQLADLQLALAEKALEEAGSVMPGFTHLQSAQPVTFGHHLLAYVEMLARDRGRFADARARLNESPLGAAALAGTSFPIDREKTAKALGFARPTANSLDSVSDRDFVLETLSAMAISAMHLSRFAEEIVLWTTSQFAFVALSDKFTTGSSIMPQKRNPDAAELVRGKTGRIIGALQAMLIVMKGLPLAYSKDMQEDKEGTFDALDNFALCVAAMAGMIRDMSVDRPRMRKAAGAGYATATDLADWLVRALNLPFREAHHVTGRIVGIAAERNLGLEKLPLETMQEVEPRITEDVFSVLGVEKSVKSRVSYGGTAPENVRKQARRWLKQLAKK encoded by the coding sequence ATGACGAGCAAAATATGGGGGGGCCGCTTTCAGAGCGCAACCGACGCGATCCTGGAGGCGATCAACGTCTCCATCGATTTCGACAAGCGCCTCGGCCCACAAGATGTGCGGGGCTCCCTCGCTCATGTCGCCATGCTGGCCGAGACCGGCATAATCTCGGCCGAGGACGCCGCCGCCATCACCCGTGGTCTAGAACAAATCCGCGGCGAAATCGAGGAGGAACGCTTCACCTTCTCGCGGGCGCTCGAGGACATTCATATGAATGTCGAGTCCCGCCTCGCCGAGCTCATCGGCCCGGCGGCCGGGCGGCTGCATACGGCGCGTTCGCGCAACGATCAGGTGGCGACCGATTTCCGCCTCTATGTGCGCGACGCGATCGACGACATAGACGCGCAATTGGCGGACCTTCAGCTCGCCCTCGCCGAAAAGGCGCTGGAGGAGGCCGGCAGCGTCATGCCCGGCTTCACCCATCTGCAATCGGCCCAGCCCGTCACTTTCGGCCATCATCTGCTCGCTTATGTCGAAATGCTGGCGCGCGACCGCGGCCGCTTCGCCGACGCCCGCGCGCGGCTGAACGAATCGCCGCTGGGCGCCGCGGCGCTCGCCGGCACCTCCTTCCCCATCGATCGCGAGAAGACGGCCAAGGCGCTCGGCTTCGCGCGGCCGACGGCGAATTCGCTGGACAGCGTCTCCGATCGCGACTTCGTATTGGAGACGCTTTCGGCGATGGCGATCTCGGCGATGCATCTCTCGCGTTTCGCGGAAGAGATCGTGCTGTGGACGACCTCGCAATTCGCCTTTGTCGCGCTCTCCGACAAATTCACCACCGGCTCCTCCATCATGCCGCAGAAGCGCAATCCCGACGCCGCCGAGCTGGTGCGCGGCAAGACGGGACGCATCATCGGCGCGCTGCAGGCGATGCTCATCGTGATGAAGGGCCTGCCGCTCGCTTACTCCAAGGATATGCAGGAGGATAAGGAAGGCACATTCGACGCGCTCGACAATTTCGCGCTCTGCGTGGCGGCGATGGCCGGCATGATTCGCGACATGAGCGTCGATCGTCCGCGCATGCGCAAGGCGGCGGGCGCCGGCTACGCCACCGCCACCGATCTCGCCGATTGGCTGGTGCGCGCGCTGAATCTGCCCTTCCGCGAGGCGCATCATGTGACCGGCCGCATCGTCGGCATCGCCGCCGAGCGCAATCTCGGCCTCGAGAAGCTGCCGCTGGAGACGATGCAGGAGGTCGAGCCGCGCATCACCGAAGATGTGTTCAGCGTGCTCGGCGTCGAGAAATCGGTGAAGAGCCGCGTGAGCTACGGCGGCACGGCGCCCGAGAATGTGCGCAAGCAGGCGCGCCGCTGGCTGAAGCAATTGGCGAAGAAGTAG
- the lptM gene encoding LPS translocon maturation chaperone LptM: MADLLRPRSAATLLILALALSGCGRRGPLDYPPEVAARPKAVVVQKTTLTPVGGKTPVAEDVKAVEYIPGTPGFRPPEQYPFILDPLLD; the protein is encoded by the coding sequence ATGGCTGATCTGCTCCGGCCGCGTTCGGCGGCGACGCTTCTGATTCTCGCGCTCGCGCTCTCCGGCTGCGGGCGGCGCGGCCCGCTCGACTATCCGCCGGAGGTCGCGGCGCGGCCCAAGGCCGTCGTCGTGCAGAAGACGACGCTCACCCCCGTCGGCGGCAAGACGCCGGTCGCGGAGGATGTAAAGGCGGTGGAATATATCCCCGGCACGCCGGGCTTCCGGCCGCCCGAGCAATATCCCTTCATCCTCGATCCTCTGCTGGACTGA
- the lysA gene encoding diaminopimelate decarboxylase: MHHFDYRAGALYADDVPLAKIAEQVGTPFYCYSATTIRRHFQVFSSAFAGLDALVCYALKANSNQAVLTLLAGLGAGMDVVSGGELKRARAAGVPASKITFSGVGKTQAEIALAIDEGIFCFNVESEPELAEISRIASARAKRAHISLRVNPDVDAKTHAKISTGLAENKFGVPLSRAREIYAHAAKLPGIEVTGVDMHIGSQITDLAPFDEAFSLLAELVAGLRADGHKISHVDLGGGLGIPYHEGEDPASYHPDRYAEIVRRHMAGLGCKLLFEPGRLIVGNSGILVTRVLYVKQGEAKSFVIVDAGMNDLVRPTLYDAWHELIPVAQAAPSHPRIIADVVGPVCETGDYIALGRSIPEPAQGDLLAILTAGAYGAVQAGTYNSRPLAPEVLVDGDKWAVVRERPSVEQLIALDSVPEWLRK; this comes from the coding sequence ATGCATCACTTCGACTATCGCGCCGGCGCGCTCTACGCCGACGATGTTCCATTGGCCAAAATCGCCGAGCAGGTCGGGACGCCCTTCTACTGCTATTCGGCGACGACGATCCGCCGACACTTCCAGGTCTTCTCGTCGGCCTTCGCCGGGCTCGACGCGCTGGTCTGCTATGCGCTGAAGGCCAATTCCAATCAGGCCGTGCTGACGCTGCTGGCCGGCCTCGGCGCGGGAATGGACGTCGTCTCCGGCGGCGAGCTGAAGCGCGCCCGCGCCGCCGGCGTTCCCGCGAGCAAGATCACCTTCTCCGGCGTCGGCAAGACGCAGGCCGAGATCGCGCTCGCCATCGACGAGGGCATTTTCTGCTTCAATGTGGAATCGGAGCCCGAGCTCGCCGAGATTTCCCGCATCGCCTCCGCTAGGGCCAAGCGCGCGCATATCTCGCTGCGCGTCAATCCCGACGTCGACGCCAAGACCCACGCCAAGATTTCGACCGGCCTCGCCGAGAATAAATTCGGCGTGCCTTTGTCGCGCGCGCGTGAAATCTACGCCCATGCGGCGAAGCTGCCCGGCATAGAGGTCACGGGCGTCGATATGCATATCGGCTCGCAGATCACCGATCTCGCGCCTTTCGACGAGGCTTTCTCGCTGCTCGCCGAGCTGGTCGCGGGGCTGCGCGCTGATGGGCACAAAATCTCCCATGTCGATCTCGGCGGCGGCCTCGGCATTCCCTATCACGAGGGCGAGGACCCGGCCTCCTATCACCCGGATCGCTACGCCGAGATCGTGCGCCGCCATATGGCCGGGCTCGGGTGCAAATTGCTGTTCGAGCCGGGGCGGCTCATCGTCGGCAATTCGGGAATATTGGTCACGCGCGTGCTCTATGTGAAGCAGGGCGAGGCCAAGTCTTTCGTCATCGTCGACGCCGGCATGAATGATCTCGTCCGCCCGACGCTCTATGACGCCTGGCACGAGCTGATCCCGGTCGCGCAGGCGGCGCCGTCGCATCCGCGCATTATCGCCGACGTCGTCGGGCCGGTGTGCGAGACGGGCGATTATATCGCGCTCGGGCGTTCGATCCCGGAGCCGGCGCAGGGCGATCTATTGGCCATTCTGACGGCCGGCGCCTATGGCGCGGTGCAGGCGGGAACCTACAACAGCCGCCCGCTCGCGCCGGAGGTGCTGGTCGACGGCGACAAATGGGCCGTGGTGCGCGAGCGCCCGAGCGTGGAACAGCTGATCGCGCTGGATTCTGTGCCGGAGTGGCTGCGGAAATAG
- a CDS encoding type II toxin-antitoxin system RelE/ParE family toxin: MKLRYTLRAAAELDNILSFIDERSPQGARSVKARIHAMTALLLQHPRAGCSTSKSGLRRMVVYPYPYLIFYRATETEIVIHGFRHSARRPSSRKADDAS; this comes from the coding sequence GTGAAGCTCCGCTACACACTCCGCGCCGCCGCCGAGCTCGATAATATCCTTTCTTTCATCGATGAACGATCGCCACAGGGCGCGCGCAGCGTCAAAGCGCGAATTCATGCAATGACGGCGCTGCTTTTGCAGCATCCGCGAGCAGGCTGCTCGACCAGCAAGAGCGGTCTTCGCCGCATGGTGGTCTATCCTTACCCCTATTTGATTTTTTATCGCGCAACGGAAACCGAAATCGTCATTCACGGCTTTCGCCATAGCGCCCGCCGTCCGTCATCCCGGAAGGCCGACGACGCAAGCTGA